The following is a genomic window from Treponema pallidum subsp. pallidum str. Nichols.
GAGGACAGATTCGGTATCCATTATTTCTTAGGAAGGTCCGCCCTTTTTTCAATCAGGTTCGAAATGAGACCATATTCTAGTGCTTGAGAAGCGTCGAGCCAGTAGTCTCGATTTGTATCCTGTGCAACTTTATCTAAGCTCACACCCGTTTCACTTGCGATCAAAGCGTTCAGTTTCGATCGCGTTTTCTCAAGCTCCCGTGCGTGGATTTCTATGTCTGTCGCAACGCCACGCATACCAGAAAGGGGTTGGTGTATCAAGTACCGGCTATTGCGCAATCCAAACCTACAATCCTTTTTTGCCGCGAGCAAAACGAGTACACCAGCACTCGCAACCAACCCCATTCCAATTGTGTACACTGGCGTCTTGACGAAGCGAATAACGTCAAAAATAGCGTACCCTGCATCCACATCCCCCCCAGGAGAATCCACGTACATATAGATGGGCTTCGAAACGGAAAGAGACTCCAATACAAAGAGTTGCCGTACTATTCCCTCTGCGAGGTCTTTACTTATTTCCCCTGAAAGGAGAATTTGCCGCGTTTCCAAAAACTTCTGGAAAAAAACACTCTCCCCTGATTCTGAGTGCGCACGTTTTTCCTGCGTAGCATCACACCTCATAACCACTCCGACTCCCCATTTCTCGCGGGCATGCTCACGGTATACTGTCGCGCAACAGCCCCACAC
Proteins encoded in this region:
- a CDS encoding ATP-dependent Clp protease proteolytic subunit; the protein is MRCDATQEKRAHSESGESVFFQKFLETRQILLSGEISKDLAEGIVRQLFVLESLSVSKPIYMYVDSPGGDVDAGYAIFDVIRFVKTPVYTIGMGLVASAGVLVLLAAKKDCRFGLRNSRYLIHQPLSGMRGVATDIEIHARELEKTRSKLNALIASETGVSLDKVAQDTNRDYWLDASQALEYGLISNLIEKRADLPKK